One window of the Halobacillus litoralis genome contains the following:
- a CDS encoding site-2 protease family protein, translating into MFTLNDIPMFIINFFIILPLVTLVHEAGHVFVARVFGGKIKFCIGTGKKLFDIGPLEVRRMYFMEGWCQYEKLSYNKTWAHVSIYMAGSIFNMMMILLLNLLIIQGVLPADLFFYQYSYFSMYFIFFSLFPYRNGDGKPSDGMAIHDVIRHGKAADPID; encoded by the coding sequence ATGTTCACTTTAAACGATATCCCGATGTTTATCATAAATTTCTTTATCATTTTACCGCTGGTTACTTTAGTACACGAGGCTGGCCATGTTTTTGTCGCTAGGGTGTTCGGAGGTAAAATCAAATTTTGTATTGGTACGGGAAAGAAGTTATTTGATATTGGTCCGTTGGAAGTTAGGCGCATGTATTTCATGGAAGGCTGGTGTCAATATGAAAAGCTTTCCTACAATAAAACTTGGGCGCATGTTTCCATTTATATGGCGGGCAGTATTTTTAATATGATGATGATATTATTGCTGAATTTACTCATTATCCAAGGAGTTCTTCCTGCCGATTTATTTTTCTATCAATATTCATACTTCTCTATGTATTTCATTTTTTTCTCCTTGTTTCCATATCGGAATGGGGACGGGAAGCCAAGTGATGGCATGGCGATCCATGATGTCATCCGCCATGGTAAAGCAGCAGATCCAATCGACTAA
- the rlmN gene encoding 23S rRNA (adenine(2503)-C(2))-methyltransferase RlmN, which translates to MKRSIYGLTFEQLTDWITEHGEKKFRSKQVWNWLYQKRVTDFSQMKNVNQSCIDLLDEHFTIETLSEEIKQESTDGTVKFLFKLDDGNIIETVLMRFNYGLSVCVTTQVGCNIGCSFCASGILSKNRDLSSGEIVEQIMQVQQHLDKQGKDECVSHIVVMGIGEPFDNYENLIDFLKVVNDKQGLSIGARHITVSTSGIAPKMYEFADEGIQINLALSIHAPNNELRTKIMKINRAYPLEKLMPAIDYYLEKTNRRITFEYILLKDVNDHKKEAEELADLLKDKRHLSYVNLIPYNPVADNPYERSEKEAILTFYQTLMDRGIRCGVRTEHGTDIDAACGQLRSKQIEKEKARKKKVLPSN; encoded by the coding sequence ATGAAACGATCCATTTACGGATTGACGTTTGAACAACTGACTGATTGGATTACGGAGCACGGTGAGAAAAAGTTCCGTTCAAAACAAGTGTGGAACTGGCTCTACCAAAAGCGCGTGACAGACTTTTCGCAAATGAAAAATGTTAACCAGTCCTGTATCGACCTTCTTGATGAACACTTCACGATCGAAACGTTATCAGAAGAGATCAAGCAAGAGTCGACTGACGGAACGGTTAAATTCTTATTTAAATTGGACGATGGAAATATAATTGAAACTGTCCTCATGCGTTTCAACTATGGTCTTTCCGTTTGTGTAACGACACAGGTCGGCTGTAACATCGGCTGTTCCTTCTGTGCAAGTGGTATCTTGAGCAAGAATCGTGACTTATCAAGCGGTGAAATCGTCGAACAAATCATGCAAGTGCAGCAGCACCTGGATAAACAAGGCAAGGACGAGTGTGTCAGCCACATTGTTGTCATGGGAATTGGCGAACCATTCGATAACTATGAGAACTTGATCGACTTCCTGAAGGTCGTCAATGATAAACAAGGGCTCTCCATCGGTGCTCGTCACATCACTGTTTCTACAAGTGGTATTGCACCGAAAATGTACGAATTCGCGGACGAAGGCATTCAGATCAACCTTGCCCTATCCATTCACGCTCCGAACAACGAGTTGCGTACAAAAATCATGAAAATCAATCGTGCCTATCCATTGGAAAAACTGATGCCGGCCATCGATTATTATTTAGAAAAAACAAACAGAAGAATCACCTTCGAGTATATTCTGCTCAAGGATGTCAACGATCACAAAAAAGAAGCCGAAGAGCTGGCAGACTTGCTGAAGGATAAGCGACACCTTTCCTATGTCAACTTGATTCCATACAACCCGGTCGCGGACAACCCATACGAGCGAAGTGAAAAAGAAGCCATACTCACGTTCTATCAAACCTTGATGGACCGTGGTATCAGATGTGGTGTCCGTACCGAACACGGAACCGACATCGATGCGGCATGCGGTCAGCTTCGCAGTAAGCAGATCGAGAAAGAAAAGGCGCGTAAAAAGAAAGTTCTTCCAAGCAACTGA
- a CDS encoding phage holin family protein — protein sequence MDFLTDFTPYAGLAVLLYAIRQTKRVPNRFIPIIAVILGIAFAFWQNGITPAATIIGLQYALLGIGTVAGIKYFLEKNEKES from the coding sequence ATGGACTTTCTAACTGATTTTACACCTTATGCTGGTTTAGCCGTCTTATTGTATGCCATTCGTCAGACGAAACGGGTGCCTAACCGTTTCATTCCGATTATCGCTGTGATTTTAGGAATTGCCTTCGCTTTTTGGCAAAATGGAATCACACCTGCTGCCACAATCATCGGACTTCAATATGCACTTCTGGGAATCGGAACGGTCGCAGGAATCAAGTATTTCCTTGAAAAGAATGAAAAGGAATCGTAA
- the ald gene encoding alanine dehydrogenase has protein sequence MRIGVPREIKNNENRVALTPAGALTLIQQGHRIFLEKNAGERSGFMDELYEQVGVTIVDSPAEAWAQQMVMKVKEPIKEEYTYFYEGLILFAFLHLAADKELTKALEQKKVVAIAYETVQSNDGLLPLLTPMSEVAGRMAAQKGAQFLERTHGGKGILLGGIPGVKRGKVTIIGGGVVGTNAAKIAIGLGADVTIIDLNPERLRQLDDIFGTSVNTLMSNPLNLSEAVKESDLLIGAVLIPGAKAPKLVTEEMVKAMSKGSVIVDVAVDQGGVVETIDHVTTHDDPTYVKHGIVHYAVGNMPGAVPRASTVGLTNVTIPFAVQIANKGFEKACFDQPSLLKGVNTVNGHVTYKQVAEAHDMNFVEVEQALNTKTVV, from the coding sequence ATGCGAATTGGAGTACCCAGAGAAATAAAAAACAACGAAAATCGGGTGGCCCTCACCCCGGCGGGTGCGTTGACTCTCATCCAACAGGGACACCGGATTTTCTTAGAAAAAAATGCTGGAGAACGGTCAGGTTTTATGGATGAGCTATATGAGCAGGTAGGAGTAACCATAGTGGATTCTCCTGCAGAAGCCTGGGCCCAGCAGATGGTGATGAAGGTGAAAGAGCCGATTAAGGAAGAGTACACTTATTTTTATGAGGGATTAATATTATTTGCTTTTCTCCACTTAGCTGCAGACAAAGAATTGACGAAAGCATTGGAGCAGAAAAAAGTCGTTGCTATTGCTTATGAGACAGTTCAATCCAATGATGGTCTTCTGCCACTATTGACACCAATGAGTGAAGTTGCAGGAAGGATGGCTGCCCAAAAGGGAGCACAATTTTTGGAACGGACTCATGGTGGAAAAGGGATTTTGTTAGGCGGGATCCCTGGCGTGAAGCGGGGGAAGGTGACGATCATCGGTGGAGGAGTCGTGGGTACAAATGCAGCTAAGATCGCCATCGGATTAGGAGCTGATGTGACGATCATTGATTTGAATCCAGAAAGGCTCCGGCAACTCGATGATATTTTTGGAACATCTGTCAATACGTTGATGTCTAATCCACTCAATCTGAGCGAAGCAGTGAAAGAGTCGGACTTGTTGATAGGAGCGGTCCTCATCCCGGGAGCAAAAGCTCCGAAACTAGTAACGGAAGAAATGGTTAAAGCGATGAGTAAAGGATCGGTGATAGTCGATGTGGCAGTTGACCAGGGCGGAGTCGTCGAGACTATCGATCATGTCACGACCCATGATGACCCAACATATGTGAAACATGGGATCGTCCATTATGCCGTCGGGAATATGCCTGGAGCTGTCCCACGGGCATCTACCGTCGGTTTGACGAATGTAACGATTCCTTTCGCTGTTCAGATTGCGAATAAAGGGTTTGAAAAAGCTTGCTTTGATCAACCTTCTTTACTTAAAGGGGTGAATACAGTAAACGGCCATGTGACATACAAGCAAGTGGCGGAAGCCCATGATATGAATTTTGTGGAAGTAGAACAGGCTTTGAATACGAAAACAGTGGTATGA
- a CDS encoding aspartate aminotransferase family protein translates to MTKADVKNEMLAKDEKYVWHSMKPYSPDDTMVAKSAKGSWITDVDGNKYLDAMSGLWCVNIGYGREELAQAAFDQLKELAYMPLTQSHESAIQLGEKINQLLGDDYVVFFSNSGSEANEAAFKMVRQYHQQKGDHYRSKFISRYRSYHGNSTSALAATGQAQRKYKYEPLGPGFLHVSPPDEYRNDHSEVDRWGAKEIDQVMTWEQSESIAGVIMEPIITGGGVIVPPEQYMKEVKEICERHGALLIVDEVICGFGRTGKPFGFMNYGVKPDIITMAKGITSAYLPLSATAVKREVYEAFCGDETYDFFRHINTFGGHPAACAVALKNIEIMEKENLFARSEQLGDEIRSELNSRLQAHENIGDIRGKGLLIGIELVENKQTKKPLDTAKVNQVIGYCKEEGIIIGKNGMTVAGFNNVLTLAPPLTIEDEDVNFLLDTLVDGIHTI, encoded by the coding sequence TTGACAAAAGCTGATGTGAAAAATGAAATGCTTGCGAAAGATGAAAAATATGTGTGGCACTCAATGAAACCCTATTCTCCTGATGATACGATGGTGGCTAAAAGCGCAAAGGGATCCTGGATTACAGATGTGGACGGAAATAAATACTTGGATGCTATGTCGGGATTATGGTGTGTGAATATCGGTTATGGCAGGGAAGAGCTGGCGCAAGCTGCCTTTGATCAACTGAAGGAATTAGCTTATATGCCTTTGACACAAAGTCATGAATCTGCCATCCAGCTCGGGGAGAAAATCAATCAACTTCTGGGCGATGATTATGTAGTTTTCTTTTCGAACAGTGGATCAGAAGCGAATGAAGCGGCATTCAAAATGGTTCGCCAATACCATCAGCAAAAAGGAGATCACTACCGCAGCAAATTCATTTCCCGCTACCGCTCGTATCACGGGAATTCTACGAGCGCGCTTGCAGCGACCGGTCAAGCACAGCGGAAGTATAAATATGAACCGCTCGGGCCTGGTTTCCTTCACGTTTCTCCACCTGATGAATACCGTAACGATCATAGTGAAGTTGATCGATGGGGGGCAAAGGAAATTGATCAAGTGATGACATGGGAGCAAAGTGAATCCATTGCTGGTGTCATCATGGAACCAATCATTACAGGAGGCGGCGTCATTGTCCCCCCTGAACAGTATATGAAAGAAGTAAAAGAAATCTGTGAACGCCATGGCGCTTTATTAATCGTCGATGAAGTCATTTGCGGGTTCGGGCGGACGGGCAAGCCGTTCGGATTTATGAATTACGGTGTCAAACCAGACATTATCACAATGGCTAAAGGGATCACGAGTGCCTACTTGCCATTGTCCGCGACAGCTGTGAAGAGGGAGGTTTATGAAGCTTTTTGTGGGGACGAAACCTATGACTTTTTCCGTCATATCAATACTTTTGGCGGGCACCCGGCTGCTTGTGCGGTCGCTCTGAAAAATATTGAAATCATGGAAAAAGAAAATTTATTCGCCCGCTCGGAACAATTGGGAGATGAAATCAGAAGCGAGTTGAATAGCCGCCTTCAAGCACATGAAAATATTGGAGATATTCGTGGGAAAGGACTCTTGATCGGTATCGAGCTGGTGGAAAATAAACAGACCAAAAAGCCGCTGGACACTGCTAAAGTCAATCAAGTAATCGGCTATTGTAAAGAAGAAGGCATCATCATCGGTAAAAATGGTATGACAGTGGCCGGCTTTAATAATGTGCTCACACTCGCACCACCACTGACCATTGAAGATGAGGACGTGAACTTCTTACTGGATACACTAGTCGATGGAATCCATACAATCTAA
- a CDS encoding GNAT family N-acetyltransferase produces MNIHFTELKAPDPSIINAFNRWENDPRLVPLTRPNKSNKEIEGNKLITIDDLTDRLKNHPTYLIYSDDKLVGEMNYMVDPPHLYKKEPDTAWIGITIGEEEGRGKGIGYHAIQYLEQQIEQHGLKRIELGVFEFNTQAQKLYQKLGYNEIGRIPEFTYWNQRLWSDIRMEKRFDS; encoded by the coding sequence ATGAACATTCATTTCACTGAACTTAAAGCACCTGATCCATCGATCATAAACGCATTTAACCGATGGGAGAACGACCCGAGGTTAGTACCTTTAACGCGTCCTAACAAAAGCAATAAAGAAATAGAAGGAAACAAACTCATCACAATAGACGACTTAACCGATCGTCTAAAGAACCACCCCACTTATCTCATTTACTCCGATGATAAACTGGTTGGAGAAATGAATTACATGGTCGATCCACCTCACCTATATAAAAAAGAACCGGATACTGCCTGGATAGGAATTACGATCGGGGAGGAAGAAGGCCGCGGCAAAGGGATCGGATACCATGCAATTCAATATTTAGAACAACAAATCGAACAGCATGGGCTAAAACGCATTGAACTCGGCGTGTTTGAATTCAATACCCAAGCGCAAAAGCTGTACCAAAAGCTAGGGTACAACGAAATCGGCCGTATTCCTGAATTCACCTATTGGAATCAAAGACTGTGGTCCGATATTCGTATGGAAAAAAGATTCGACAGCTGA
- a CDS encoding PucR family transcriptional regulator, with product MKYRVSIGNILERKHFESARVVAGQEGIDKLVKWVHVFEMIEVRGNLKGGELVLSTGFGWKDDEELFLTLLDQLIKRKVAGICIELGSFINDISAEAKELADQNDFPIIVFEEEVSFVEITQDIHADLINQQYELISNLEDYSQRLNKRLLSIDNHFEILKNLQQYINCQLVYIAKDHTVVTIPALREKERESILARLNNPDRCPAKRVLKQPVQVFEREFATIYLVTYKREFGEFESLLLDRTATALAQYLLRELYTEEKRKARETEWLIQWLQGEHDHEEIKHHLAVYKINQTITGAVVLNVKLNMAEGQKIDPDITYLNMLIHNIFDQNGYFVFPVEKRHLLTFILLNKKGEEDWKPRIEKGIKRLEKISLLNDSSITSFQVAGGKFVKELDRLHESFQTAQETLTIQDKLPPDHQKYFYEDMHMYRLISLVHKHSNLEGLVQEYLEPIIKYDEDHKANLLETLRVYLACNGSKKETASKVFVVRQTLYHRLEKLEKLLGADFMAPEKRQVIEFALLAHEYQQTVYQ from the coding sequence ATGAAGTATCGCGTTTCGATTGGAAACATTTTGGAAAGAAAGCACTTTGAATCTGCGCGGGTTGTGGCTGGGCAAGAGGGGATCGACAAACTTGTGAAATGGGTGCACGTCTTCGAAATGATTGAGGTCAGGGGGAACCTCAAAGGTGGAGAATTGGTGCTGTCGACAGGTTTTGGGTGGAAAGATGATGAAGAACTTTTCCTTACTCTCCTGGATCAGCTCATCAAACGTAAAGTCGCCGGCATCTGTATTGAACTAGGCAGCTTCATCAATGATATTTCAGCTGAAGCGAAAGAACTTGCTGACCAGAACGACTTTCCTATTATCGTATTTGAAGAGGAAGTGTCTTTTGTGGAAATTACCCAGGACATTCATGCGGATTTGATCAATCAGCAGTATGAATTGATTTCAAATCTCGAGGATTACTCACAGCGCCTGAATAAAAGGCTGCTGTCGATCGACAACCATTTTGAAATCCTGAAAAATTTACAGCAGTACATAAATTGCCAGCTTGTTTATATTGCAAAAGATCATACAGTCGTGACGATTCCGGCTTTAAGGGAAAAAGAGAGGGAGAGTATTCTGGCCCGCTTGAATAATCCTGATCGATGTCCTGCCAAACGTGTATTGAAACAGCCGGTGCAAGTATTTGAACGTGAGTTTGCCACAATCTATTTGGTTACCTACAAGCGTGAATTCGGAGAGTTTGAGTCACTGTTATTGGACCGCACGGCAACTGCTCTTGCTCAATATCTGCTGCGTGAACTTTACACGGAAGAAAAGAGAAAGGCAAGGGAAACAGAATGGCTCATCCAATGGCTTCAAGGCGAGCATGATCACGAAGAAATCAAGCATCATCTCGCGGTTTATAAAATCAACCAAACGATTACGGGTGCGGTCGTTCTGAACGTTAAACTGAACATGGCTGAAGGGCAGAAAATCGATCCGGATATCACCTATTTGAATATGCTTATCCATAACATCTTTGACCAGAATGGCTATTTTGTTTTTCCTGTGGAAAAACGCCATTTACTGACATTCATCCTGTTAAATAAAAAAGGGGAAGAGGACTGGAAGCCAAGGATTGAAAAAGGAATAAAAAGATTAGAGAAAATCAGTCTTCTCAATGATTCCAGCATTACGTCATTTCAAGTAGCAGGTGGAAAATTCGTAAAAGAACTTGACCGGCTGCATGAAAGCTTCCAGACTGCACAAGAGACGCTTACCATCCAGGATAAATTACCGCCAGATCATCAAAAGTATTTTTATGAAGATATGCATATGTATCGGTTGATCTCCCTTGTACATAAACATAGTAACCTGGAGGGGCTGGTCCAAGAGTATTTAGAACCGATCATCAAGTATGACGAGGACCATAAGGCCAATCTTTTGGAAACTTTGAGGGTGTATTTGGCCTGCAACGGTTCGAAAAAAGAGACGGCGAGCAAAGTATTTGTAGTCAGGCAAACACTCTATCACCGGTTGGAGAAGTTAGAAAAGCTTTTAGGTGCAGACTTTATGGCACCTGAGAAAAGACAGGTCATCGAATTTGCCCTACTAGCCCACGAATACCAGCAAACCGTCTATCAATAA
- a CDS encoding NCS1 family transporter: MDKKDNHLMSPDLMPIPHHEKKIGTLGFTFMWVGMAVVLAAFAIGGAGVQSISLIWVVLGTLLGTLLIGFAITLTADIGIEHGISFPVYMRAPFGTLGTHFPSIVRGVAASMWFGINTFFGSTAINGILNILTGFDNWFICYVLFALFQLFNTALGIKAVEKFADLAAPIIIIIGVWMYFNLAGTASGQGKDIWAWVESPVTGGAAFTAFVVVVVSNMGYWATLAADISSISRFIKAPKHERNWFKRNKGAMVGSLVGLPLTQTFIVVLGAVSYIAVSNFDPVVALQESASGLVLGILLLMIVLAQWSTNVSANIVPAATIFSNVGGPKLPFWAGVFIAGLVGTVIQPWSIFNLLIPVLLIAAAILSVIVGIIFADYYLLRKRRMNVYDLYKSGGQFRYDGGINWAGIISWVIGSVFAYTFSTYSFFVGFGIGALSYYLLAKYWYFKKHPQAEIETPDDDQYLGITVGRDWHIGEGFTEEKLGKKTGTETAATKADA, encoded by the coding sequence ATGGACAAAAAAGATAACCATTTGATGTCACCTGACCTCATGCCGATTCCTCATCATGAGAAGAAGATTGGAACATTAGGTTTTACATTTATGTGGGTCGGGATGGCTGTTGTGTTAGCTGCTTTTGCCATTGGTGGTGCAGGTGTTCAGTCCATTTCGCTTATTTGGGTGGTTCTCGGTACGTTACTGGGAACTTTATTAATAGGTTTTGCCATTACATTGACTGCAGATATAGGTATTGAACACGGGATTTCATTTCCTGTCTATATGAGGGCTCCGTTTGGAACTTTAGGTACGCATTTTCCGTCTATTGTCAGAGGTGTAGCAGCCTCGATGTGGTTCGGGATCAACACATTCTTCGGATCCACGGCAATCAATGGGATTTTGAACATTTTGACAGGCTTTGATAATTGGTTCATATGTTATGTCCTTTTTGCTTTATTCCAATTATTCAACACTGCACTGGGTATCAAGGCCGTCGAGAAATTCGCTGATTTGGCAGCACCCATCATCATTATTATCGGGGTTTGGATGTACTTCAATTTGGCTGGAACAGCTTCCGGTCAGGGCAAGGATATTTGGGCATGGGTGGAGAGCCCTGTCACGGGGGGAGCCGCTTTTACAGCCTTTGTTGTCGTCGTTGTCAGTAATATGGGCTACTGGGCGACGCTGGCTGCTGATATTTCATCTATTTCCCGTTTTATCAAAGCTCCTAAACACGAAAGGAATTGGTTTAAGCGGAACAAAGGTGCGATGGTCGGTAGTTTAGTCGGCTTGCCACTGACCCAAACGTTCATCGTAGTGCTTGGTGCCGTTTCTTATATTGCTGTTTCGAACTTTGACCCAGTAGTGGCCTTGCAGGAATCGGCAAGCGGTTTAGTTTTAGGGATTTTATTGTTAATGATCGTCTTGGCACAATGGTCGACGAACGTTTCCGCTAATATCGTCCCTGCCGCTACCATTTTCTCCAATGTAGGTGGCCCGAAGCTTCCGTTCTGGGCCGGTGTTTTCATTGCTGGACTTGTCGGGACAGTGATCCAGCCGTGGAGCATCTTCAATCTTTTGATTCCTGTCTTATTAATTGCTGCAGCGATCCTCTCTGTGATTGTAGGGATCATTTTTGCCGATTATTATTTATTGAGAAAAAGAAGAATGAATGTCTATGACCTTTATAAAAGCGGCGGACAGTTCCGTTATGATGGAGGCATCAACTGGGCGGGGATTATTTCCTGGGTGATAGGGAGTGTCTTCGCGTACACGTTCAGCACCTACTCATTTTTTGTAGGATTTGGAATCGGTGCTTTATCTTATTATCTTTTAGCGAAGTACTGGTATTTCAAGAAACACCCGCAGGCTGAAATCGAAACACCGGATGATGATCAGTATCTCGGAATCACTGTAGGAAGAGACTGGCATATCGGTGAAGGGTTCACGGAAGAAAAACTCGGGAAGAAAACAGGCACCGAAACCGCAGCTACCAAAGCGGATGCCTAA
- the hydA gene encoding dihydropyrimidinase — protein MKKIIKNGLIVTAADTYKADIMVENEKIALIGQDLSDPSAEVIDAKGHYIFPGGIDPHTHLEMPFGGTVSKDDFETGTIAAAHGGTTTVIDFCLTNKGKPLQNSIDQWHAKSRDKSVIDYSFHLMISEMNDSVLEQLPSVIEDEGITSFKVFMAYKNVFQADDETLFRTLEEAKRLGALVMVHAENGDVIDHLVKKALDAGQTDPIYHALTRPPEAEGEATGRAAQLTGLADSQLYVVHVSCEDAVKEISEARKKGYHVIGETCPQYLVLDQSYLEKPNFEGAKYVWSPPLREKKNQEVLWNALKTGELQTLGSDQCSFDFKGQKDLGKGDFTKIPNGGPIIEDRMSILFSEGVKKGRISLNQFVDITSTRIAKTFGIFPQKGTISVGADADLIIFDPNIERTISVETSHMAADYNPFEGMEVTGQPVSVLSRGEYVIRDKEFVGKLGSGQYLKRARFGELKTSQEELYQN, from the coding sequence ATGAAAAAAATCATTAAAAATGGACTCATTGTCACGGCTGCAGACACGTACAAAGCGGATATCATGGTCGAAAATGAAAAGATCGCTCTGATAGGTCAAGACCTCTCAGACCCATCAGCAGAAGTCATCGATGCGAAAGGCCATTACATTTTCCCAGGCGGGATCGACCCGCATACTCACTTGGAGATGCCGTTTGGCGGAACGGTCAGTAAGGATGACTTTGAAACAGGAACGATTGCTGCTGCGCACGGCGGCACCACGACCGTCATCGATTTTTGCTTGACGAACAAAGGGAAGCCCCTGCAAAATTCCATCGATCAGTGGCATGCGAAGTCGAGAGATAAATCCGTCATCGATTATAGTTTCCACCTGATGATCAGTGAAATGAACGATAGTGTGCTTGAACAGCTTCCTAGTGTCATTGAAGATGAGGGGATCACTTCATTCAAAGTGTTCATGGCATACAAGAACGTCTTCCAAGCGGATGATGAAACCTTATTCCGTACTTTGGAAGAAGCGAAAAGACTCGGTGCGCTGGTCATGGTGCATGCTGAGAACGGTGATGTCATCGATCACCTAGTGAAGAAGGCGCTCGACGCAGGACAGACCGATCCGATTTATCATGCCTTGACGCGTCCTCCTGAAGCAGAAGGAGAAGCGACGGGCCGTGCAGCACAGCTGACAGGTCTAGCGGATTCCCAGCTTTATGTCGTCCACGTCTCCTGTGAAGACGCAGTCAAAGAAATTTCGGAAGCAAGGAAAAAAGGCTACCACGTGATTGGTGAAACGTGCCCGCAGTATTTAGTCCTTGATCAATCCTATTTAGAAAAGCCGAACTTTGAAGGGGCGAAATACGTATGGTCACCACCACTGCGTGAGAAAAAGAACCAGGAAGTACTTTGGAACGCACTGAAAACAGGTGAACTGCAGACGCTCGGCTCCGATCAATGCTCCTTTGATTTCAAAGGACAAAAGGATTTAGGGAAAGGGGATTTCACAAAGATTCCGAACGGGGGCCCGATTATCGAAGATCGCATGAGTATCCTTTTCTCCGAAGGGGTGAAAAAAGGAAGAATCAGTTTGAATCAGTTTGTTGATATCACTTCGACCAGAATTGCAAAAACGTTCGGGATTTTTCCGCAGAAAGGAACGATCAGTGTAGGTGCTGATGCGGACCTTATCATCTTTGACCCGAATATCGAACGAACGATTTCTGTAGAAACGAGCCACATGGCGGCAGACTACAATCCATTTGAAGGAATGGAAGTGACGGGCCAGCCGGTCAGCGTCCTATCCCGTGGAGAATATGTCATCCGTGATAAAGAATTCGTCGGTAAGCTCGGCTCCGGCCAATATTTGAAACGAGCCCGGTTCGGCGAATTGAAAACCTCTCAGGAAGAACTTTACCAAAACTAG
- the preA gene encoding NAD-dependent dihydropyrimidine dehydrogenase subunit PreA, whose amino-acid sequence MADLSLNLAGIKSPNPFWLASAPPTNSGYQVQRAFEAGWGGAVWKTLGEPILNVSSRFAAVDFNGKNVAGFNNIELITDRPLEVNLKEIYETKKRFPNHAIIASLMVEPTQEKWHEIVKKVEDVGVDGLELNFGCPHGMAERGMGAASGQVPDLVEKQTMWAKEVAETPVIVKLTPNITDITFTAEAAVNGGADAVSMINTINSLAGVDIDTWDTIPNVAGKGAHGGYCGPAVKPIALNMVAECARHPKINVPISGMGGVSSWREAVEFMLMGATGVQVCTAAMHHGFSIVEDMKDGLNNYLDEKGIDSVMDLVGKSVEKYSDWGNLDLNHQVVAKINNDVCINCNKCHIACEDTSHQCIDMLKDADGNDILKVREEDCVGCNLCSIVCPVDGAIDMVEYANGKPPMTWNERQAAIGASASCDVDLIK is encoded by the coding sequence ATGGCTGATCTCAGTTTGAATCTTGCAGGCATAAAATCACCCAATCCTTTTTGGCTAGCATCGGCTCCTCCGACAAATTCGGGGTACCAGGTGCAACGGGCTTTTGAAGCAGGTTGGGGCGGCGCCGTGTGGAAAACATTGGGCGAGCCGATCTTGAACGTATCGTCCCGTTTCGCTGCAGTTGATTTTAACGGAAAAAATGTGGCGGGCTTCAATAATATTGAATTGATCACCGACCGTCCATTGGAAGTCAACTTGAAAGAAATTTATGAAACGAAAAAACGATTTCCAAACCATGCCATCATCGCATCACTTATGGTAGAACCCACACAGGAGAAGTGGCATGAAATCGTCAAGAAGGTCGAAGATGTAGGTGTCGATGGGTTAGAACTCAACTTCGGCTGTCCGCACGGGATGGCGGAACGTGGGATGGGGGCTGCTTCTGGACAAGTACCTGACCTTGTTGAAAAACAGACGATGTGGGCGAAAGAAGTCGCTGAAACACCAGTGATCGTTAAGCTTACCCCGAACATAACAGACATTACCTTTACTGCTGAAGCTGCTGTCAATGGCGGCGCAGACGCAGTCAGTATGATCAATACGATCAATAGTTTAGCAGGAGTGGATATCGATACATGGGATACGATCCCGAATGTCGCTGGAAAAGGAGCGCACGGAGGTTATTGCGGTCCTGCTGTTAAACCGATTGCGCTTAACATGGTGGCTGAGTGTGCCCGTCATCCTAAAATCAATGTACCTATCTCCGGGATGGGCGGGGTATCAAGCTGGCGGGAAGCTGTCGAGTTCATGTTGATGGGCGCCACTGGTGTTCAAGTATGTACAGCAGCTATGCATCATGGCTTCAGCATTGTTGAAGACATGAAGGATGGATTGAATAACTATTTAGATGAGAAGGGCATCGATTCGGTGATGGATCTTGTCGGCAAATCGGTTGAGAAGTATTCGGATTGGGGTAATTTAGACCTTAATCATCAAGTCGTCGCCAAAATCAATAATGATGTGTGTATCAACTGTAATAAGTGCCACATCGCTTGTGAAGATACATCGCACCAGTGCATCGATATGCTGAAAGATGCGGATGGAAATGACATCTTGAAAGTCCGCGAAGAAGATTGTGTCGGGTGCAATCTCTGTTCGATCGTATGTCCGGTCGACGGTGCGATCGATATGGTGGAATATGCGAATGGCAAACCTCCGATGACATGGAATGAAAGACAAGCCGCCATCGGAGCCTCAGCTTCTTGTGATGTAGATTTAATCAAATAA